The genomic window CGTCGCTGACGCGTTGAATACCTGTCAAGTTGTCGCGCCGTTGCGCGTTTTTGAGGAGTCAGACCATGAAGACCAATTTACGTTTCCTGTCGGTGAGTGCCTCGGTGCTTGCATTGGCCACGCTCACTGCTTGCGTAGCACCTGCGCCGGTCTACCAGACCAATCGCTATCCGTACCAGGCGCCGCCACAGCCCTATGCGGCAGTGCCAGCGCCTTACGTCGAGTACGGCCGTGTTGCGAACATCGAAGTGATGCGCAGCCAGACCAGTGGCACCGGGACCAGTGGTGGCGGTGCAGTAGCCGGTGGTGTCGTAGGTGGTGTCCTCGGCAACCAGATCGGGCGCGGTAACGGGCGCACTGCAGCAACGGTCCTCGGCGTCGTCGGCGGCGCCCTGCTGGGCAACGGCATAGAGGCCAACAACAATGGCCCGCGTGCTTACGAAAGCTACCGCGTGTCGGTCCAGACCGAAAATGGCGGCTACCGTGCTTTCGATGTGAGCAGTCCGGGCGACCTGCGTATCGGCGACCGGGTGCGCATCGACAATGGTCAGATATCGCGCTACTGATCCAGAACGCCTTTCGCCATTGGCGAATTGAAAAAGCCGGGCATGCCCGGCTTTTTTGCAGATGAAGATTCGTCAGTGCAGCAAGTCGTTGCCTGGCGCCGTGGGAGACAGCTTGAAAAAGCTTGTGCCGGCCGTACCTCGGCCGACCTCGTCCTCCGTCGCCTCGCGCACCGATCGCACGGAGATGTCGAGCCTGAGCGCGATGCCGGCAAGGGGGTGGTTGCCGTCTAGCACCACATGCTCCGGATACACCTCGGTGACGACGTAGATCGCAGCCTTCGGAATCTCATCGCTCACGCCCGCCGGCAGGGCGGCGCCGTCGAAGGTCATGCCTTCTTCGATTTCCTTGGGGAACAGCGCACGCGGCTCCAGAAAAAGAAGCTGGTCGTTGAAGTCGCCGAAAGCCTGTTCAGGCTCCAGCTGAAGCTGTACCTTGGCGCCGGGCTCATGGCCTTGCAGCGCCTGCTCGATGGCGTCGAACAGATCGTCGCCACCCACCAAAAACTCCACCGGATCGTCGAGCACGTCGAGCACTTCACCCAGCGTGTCTTTCATGGTCCAGGTAAGCCCGACCACACATTGTTCAGAGATTTCCATGGAAGAATTCTCCCATGGAGACAACACAACCCTTGCCGCTGCTCGGCGGACTCACCGCGCAGCAATTCATGCGACGCCACTGGCAGAAGAAGCCCCTGCTCGTGCGCCAGGCCATTCCCGGCTTTCAACCCCCGGTCGATCGCGATGCGCTCTTTGCGCTGGCGAGCCAGGACGACGTCGAATCGCGCCTCATTCGGCATGCGGCCGGTGGTTGGAAACTGCGCCACGGTCCCTTCGGCAAACGCAGTCTGCCTTCGCGCGCGCAGCCGGGCTGGACGCTGCTGGTGCAGGGCGTCGACCTGCACCGCGACGCTGCGCATGAGTTGATGCAGTCGTTTCGCTTCCTGCCCGATGCGCGGCTCGACGACTTGATGATCAGCTATGCCAGCGACACCGGTGGCGTCGGCGCGCATTTCGACAGTTACGACGTGTTTTTGCTGCAGGCGAGTGGCCAGCGGCGCTGGTCGATAGGACGCCAGCGCGATCTCTCGCTGCAAGAAAACGTGCCGCTCAAGATCCTGCAGAACTTCGAGCCCGAGACGACGTTCGTACTGGAAGCCGGCGACATGCTGTATCTGCCGCCGCGCTATGCGCACGATGGCGTGGCGGTTGGCGGCGATTGCATGACCTACTCGATCGGCCTCAGGGCACCTGCTGCGGCTGGCCTCGGTGCCGACCTGCTGGCGCGCATCGCCGAGGCCAGCGCCGACGAACTTGAAGACGCCCCGGCCCACTCGCAAATCCACTATCGCGATCCGTCGCAGTCTGCGGTCGATACGCCTGCTGCCGTGCCTGCCGCGCTGCAGGCTTTTGCGCGCGCGGCAGTGCAACGCGCACTTCGCGATGTCGACGCCATTGACCGCGCGCTCGGCGAATCGATGACCGAGCCGAAGGCCAACGTGTGGTTCGACGCGGGTGCGGTGCCGGGCGATATGCAATCGGTGGCGCTCGACCGTCGCACGCGCATGCTTTACGACGCGCGGCATCTCTACATCAACGGTGAGAGCTTTCGCGCAGGTGGCCGCGACGCGACCTTGATGCGTCGGCTGGCCGATCGACGCACGCTCGGACCCAAAGACCTGGCGCGCGCCAGTGACGATGCCTTGGCGCTCCTCGGCGACTGGTGCGAAGCGGGGTGGTTGCATGCCAGCTGAACTGGCTGATTGGCCTAAGTTGCCTCCGTTGCCTGAGGGCGTCTTCGACGGCCGCGAAGCCTTCGAGTCCAGCTTGCGCCTCGCGCTCGACGCCGCGGCCGCACAGGGTTGGCGTGAGATCGTGTTGAGCGATCCCGATTTCAGCGATTGGCCACTGGGCGATCGATCGACCGTCGCGGCGCTGCAGGCGTGGTCGGCTACCGGCCGAAGCTGCGTGGTACTTGCCAAAAACTTCGACGTGTTCGCGCGCCATCACGCGCGTTTTGTGCAATGGCGCCAGACCTGGAGCCACATCATCGAATGCCGTATTTGCAATGCGGCGAGCGCGCCGGCGGTACCCAGTGCCATCTGGACGCCGACCTGGTTTCTGCAGCGTATCGACATCGACAAGGGACGCGGCGTGTGCGGTCGGGATCGCGAGCGACGCGGCGGCTTAAGAGAACTTTTGGACGAATGTTTACGTCAGGGCAGGCCGGGCTTTCCGGCATCGACGCTGGGCCTGTAAGGCAATGGCCTGAATTGGTGCATCGACATCTTTTCGAAAGGTTGCGGCACTAGAATTTTGTTTTTCGACAATTGCTTTCATCGTCGCTTTAAAAAAGGAATCTCATGAATAAGTCAGTTCTGATCGCCGCCTTGATGGCCGCCGCCGCTCTCACCGCCTGCAGTAAAAAAGAAGATGCTGCGCCCGTAGTCGTGACTCCCGCACCGGTCGTGGTGACCCCACCTGCGGCACCTGCGGCACCTGCGGCGACGCCGGCACCCGACGCGACGGCGACACCTGCACCGGCTGCTTCGGCACCTGCCGACACGTCCACGATGACGCCCGCCGATCCAACGAAGCCGACTGATCCTGCTGCACCCAAGTGATGCATTCATGTGGCACCACGTTGCCGCGTGAATAAAAAAGCCGCCTTTGAAGGCGGCTTTTTTTTGGATTGAAGGGGCGTAGCGCTCCGTCAGACGTCGAGCCAGCCACTGCCCTCAGCCGCAGTCGCCGTGATCATCTCGTGCTCTTGGGCGCCGAGCGCTTCGGCCAGTACACGTCGCACGATGTCGGGCCGGTTGTTCTGCTCGCTCAAATGCGCCGCCAACACATGGCGCAAGCCATCGTGATGAACTGCGCGTGCGATGGCGGCCGCTGCGGCGTTCGACAGGTGGCCGTAGTTGCCGCCCACGCGATGCTTCAGAAACGGCGGATAGGCCGAGCCCGCCAGCAAGTCGCTGTCGTGATTGAACTCGAGCAGCATTGCATGCAGACCGATGAGCCGCTGCATCACATGCGGCGTTGCATGGCCCAGATCGGTCAGCACGCCAAGGTGCCGCGCGCCATCGCTGCAGCGCAATTGGAGCGGTTCCTTGGCATCGTGCGGCACAGTGAACGGCTGCACATGGATCTCGCCGATCGCGATGTCGTTGCCATCCAGCGCGAAGTGCAGGCGACCTTCGAAATCGCGCGCGCCGGTGGCGAGCCAGGTGCCTTCGCTCATCCAGACGGGGATGCGGTTGCGCCGCGACAAGGCATGAGCGCAACCGATATGGTCGCCATGCTCGTGGGTCACGAACACGCCGTCGATGTCGGCGGCAGCGAGACCGGCGCGGGCCAGCCGTGCGTCAAGGTGCCTCAGCGCAAAGCCGCAGTCGACGAGCAGACGCGAAGTCCGCCCCGCACTGGTCGCCTCGACCAGCGTGGCGTTGCCGGTGCTCCCGCTGCCGAGACTGCGGAAACGCAGCATCGCCTCGCGCCTTACTTCAAATCGTCGGCAATAACCTGAACGATGCGTTGCGCATTCGCCGAGGTTTCAGGCGCACCGGCGTCGTTCATGACCGACACCGTGCTGGCTTCGCCCTGGCCCTTGACCAGAATGCGGA from Variovorax sp. PAMC28562 includes these protein-coding regions:
- a CDS encoding cupin domain-containing protein, encoding METTQPLPLLGGLTAQQFMRRHWQKKPLLVRQAIPGFQPPVDRDALFALASQDDVESRLIRHAAGGWKLRHGPFGKRSLPSRAQPGWTLLVQGVDLHRDAAHELMQSFRFLPDARLDDLMISYASDTGGVGAHFDSYDVFLLQASGQRRWSIGRQRDLSLQENVPLKILQNFEPETTFVLEAGDMLYLPPRYAHDGVAVGGDCMTYSIGLRAPAAAGLGADLLARIAEASADELEDAPAHSQIHYRDPSQSAVDTPAAVPAALQAFARAAVQRALRDVDAIDRALGESMTEPKANVWFDAGAVPGDMQSVALDRRTRMLYDARHLYINGESFRAGGRDATLMRRLADRRTLGPKDLARASDDALALLGDWCEAGWLHAS
- a CDS encoding MBL fold metallo-hydrolase; translation: MLRFRSLGSGSTGNATLVEATSAGRTSRLLVDCGFALRHLDARLARAGLAAADIDGVFVTHEHGDHIGCAHALSRRNRIPVWMSEGTWLATGARDFEGRLHFALDGNDIAIGEIHVQPFTVPHDAKEPLQLRCSDGARHLGVLTDLGHATPHVMQRLIGLHAMLLEFNHDSDLLAGSAYPPFLKHRVGGNYGHLSNAAAAAIARAVHHDGLRHVLAAHLSEQNNRPDIVRRVLAEALGAQEHEMITATAAEGSGWLDV
- a CDS encoding glycine zipper 2TM domain-containing protein, translated to MKTNLRFLSVSASVLALATLTACVAPAPVYQTNRYPYQAPPQPYAAVPAPYVEYGRVANIEVMRSQTSGTGTSGGGAVAGGVVGGVLGNQIGRGNGRTAATVLGVVGGALLGNGIEANNNGPRAYESYRVSVQTENGGYRAFDVSSPGDLRIGDRVRIDNGQISRY
- a CDS encoding peptidylprolyl isomerase, whose amino-acid sequence is MEISEQCVVGLTWTMKDTLGEVLDVLDDPVEFLVGGDDLFDAIEQALQGHEPGAKVQLQLEPEQAFGDFNDQLLFLEPRALFPKEIEEGMTFDGAALPAGVSDEIPKAAIYVVTEVYPEHVVLDGNHPLAGIALRLDISVRSVREATEDEVGRGTAGTSFFKLSPTAPGNDLLH